The following coding sequences lie in one Microtus ochrogaster isolate Prairie Vole_2 unplaced genomic scaffold, MicOch1.0 UNK172, whole genome shotgun sequence genomic window:
- the Fpr2 gene encoding N-formyl peptide receptor 2, whose product MEANFSIPLNGSEVVVYDSITSRVLWILSMVVLSITFFLGLLGNGLVIWVAGFRMAHTVTTICYLNLALADFSFTATLPFLITSMALKEKWPFGWFMCKLVHIVVDINLFGSVFLIALIALDRCICVLHPVWAQNHRTVSLARKVIIGPWILALILTLPIFLFLTTVRIPGGHVYCTFSFASWGDTEMERVNAAITMLTVRGIIRFIIGFSMPMSIIAICYGLIAAKIHRRALVSSSRPLRVLTAVVASFFICWFPFQLVALLGTVWLKESLFSGGYKILDMLVHPTSSLAFFNSCLNPMLYVFVGQDFRERLIHSLPSSLERALSEDTAEISGTGTNSASASEGIEIKAI is encoded by the coding sequence ATGGAAGCCAACTTCTCCATCCCTCTGAATGGATCAGAAGTGGTGGTCTATGATTCTATCACATCCAGAGTTCTGTGGATCCTCTCAATGGTGGTCCTCTCCATCACTTTTTTCCTCGGGTTGCTGGGCAATGGGCTTGTGATCTGGGTAGCTGGATTTCGGATGGCACACACGGTCACCACTATCTGTTATCTGAACCTGGCTTTGGCTGACTTCTCTTTCACGGCTACTCTACCATTCCTTATCACCTCAATGgccttgaaagaaaaatggccTTTTGGTTGGTTCATGTGTAAATTAGTTCACATTGTGGTGGACATAAACCTATTTGGAAGTGTCTTCCTGATTGCTCTCATTGCCTTGGATCGCTGTATTTGTGTCCTACATCCAGTCTGGGCTCAGAATCACCGCACTGTGAGCCTGGCTAGGAAGGTAATCATCGGACCCTGGATTCTTGCCCTCATCCTCACattgcccattttcctcttcttgACTACGGTTAGAATTCCAGGAGGGCATGTGTACTGTACATTCAGCTTTGCGTCCTGGGGTGACACTGAAATGGAACGGGTGAATGCAGCTATCACTATGCTAACAGTTAGAGGAATCATCAGGTTCATTATTGGCTTCAGCATGCCCATGTCCATCATTGCCATCTGCTATGGACTCATCGCTGCCAAGATCCACAGAAGAGCCCTTGTTAGTTCCAGCCGTCCTTTACGCGTCCTTACTGCAGTTGTGGCTTCCTTCTTTATCTGTTGGTTTCCCTTTCAACTGGTGGCCCTTTTAGGCACAGTCTGGCTCAAAGAGTCACTTTTTAGTGGTGGTTATAAAATTCTTGACATGTTGGTTCACCCAACAAGCTCATTGGCCTTCTTCAATAGCTGTCTCAACCCGATGCTCTATGTTTTCGTGGGCCAGGACTTTAGAGAAAGACTGATTCATTCCCTGCCTTCCAGTCTGGAGAGAGCCCTGAGTGAGGACACTGCCGAGATCAGTGGTACAGGCACCaattctgcttcagcttctgaagGCATCGAGATAAAGGCAATATGA